The Erigeron canadensis isolate Cc75 chromosome 4, C_canadensis_v1, whole genome shotgun sequence genome window below encodes:
- the LOC122595096 gene encoding mediator of RNA polymerase II transcription subunit 16, with product MSSTSPINNTTTNNNKQSSHEEESSSSGGAAPDSGAGDGGDSSDPMDKGGGSDPMDEDDISVDPATVFCIRLKQPTSNLQFKMSVPELCRNFSAVAWCGKLNAIACASETCARIPSSNANPPFWIPIHIVIPERPTESTVFNVIADSPRDSVQFIEWSPSSCPRALLIANFHGRITIWSQPSQGSTSLVKDASCWQREHEWRQDIAVVTKWLSGASPYRWLSSRSSNSTKSTFEEKFLSQQPQAPAGWPNFLCVCSVFSSGSIQLHWSQWSSNQSGASKWFCTSKGLLGAGPSGIMAADAIVTDTGALHVAGVPIVNPSTVVVWEVTPGPGNGFQATPKTTTSNGIPPSLNPPSWDGFASLASYLFSWQEYLFLEAKQGKKQTEQDYSDMVALHCSPVSNFSAYVSPEASAQSAATTTWGSGVTAVAFDPTCGGSVVTIVIVEGQYMSPYDPDEGPSITGWRVQRWESSLEPVVLHPIFGNPTSSFGGQPPMQTVWVTKVNKSIPATDNIKNNQAGAPGTSEGLNTSESDTEKAKRVVFDPFDLPSDVRTLAHIVYSAHGGEVAVAFLRGGVHIFSGSSFTPVDNYQINVVSAIASPAFSSTSCCSATVWHDTARDCTMLKIIRVLPPAVPSNQVKTNSSTWERAIAERFWWSLMVGVDWWDAVGCTQSAAEDGIVSLNNVIAVLDADFHSLPSAQHRQQYGPGLDRIKCRLLEGTNAQEVRAMVLDMQARLLLDMLGKGIESALVNPSALVVEPWLASGETLNNLDHESMAVDPALVLSIQAYVDAVLDLASHFITRLRRYASFCRTLASHAVTAGAGGNRNMVMSPTQSTGTPGATQGAQNGAASSAASTPIQAWVQGAIAKISSTSDAVPNAAPNPISGPSSFMPISINTGTFPGTPAVRLIGDCHFLHRLCQLLLFCFFFRRIQLPRFIGAAQRSSDSAVHKPQNGALGKVEEISSVPAKVTPAMGRSEELAVSRAGQVGSGAKGPEEVPGNRSRYGSGNAGQGYTFDEVKVLFLILMDLCKRTAGLAHPLPVSQVGSSNIQVRLHYIDGNYTVLPEVVEASLGPHMQNMPRPRGADAAGLLLRELELHPPAEEWHRRNTFGGPWSDPDDLGVDDLSRPSTSTDSMSFSLVDSNDGHHEAQRLWPRKRRMSERDAAFGLNTSVGLGAYLGIMGSRRDVVTAVWKTGLEGVWYKCIRCLRQTSAFSSQGGNNTSTQNEREIWWISRWVHGCPMCGGTWVRVV from the exons CCCATGGATGAAGATGATATATCTGTTGATCCTGCAACTGTTTTTTGTATTAGGCTTAAACAGCCTACCTCTAATTTACAGTTTAAAATGAGTGTTCCTGAGCTCTGTCGTAATTTTAG TGCTGTTGCTTGGTGTGGAAAGCTAAATGCTATTGCATGTGCATCAGAGACCTGTGCACGTATACCAAG TTCCAATGCAAATCCACCATTTTGGATCCCGATTCATATAGTAATCCCTGAACGACCAACAGAGTCGACTGTATTTAATGTCATAGCAG ATTCTCCTCGTGATTCAGTTCAGTTTATTGAATGGTCTCCTTCGTCTTGTCCTCGTGCTTTGCTAATTGCTAATTTTCATGGACGGATAACTATCTGGTCTCAACCTTCCCAA GGATCAACTAGTCTGGTTAAAGATGCTAGCTGTTGGCAGCGGGAGCATGAGTGGCGGCAGGATATTGCAGTTGTTACAAAGTGGTTGTCTGGGGCGTCTCCT TATAGGTGGCTATCCTCAAGATCAAGTAATTCTACTAAGTCCACTTTTGAGGAAAAGTTCCTTTCACAACAACCTCAAGCTCCTG CTGGATGGCCGAACTTTCTTTGTGTATGCTCCGTCTTCTCATCTGGATCTATACAGCTACACTGGTCCCAATGGTCATCGAATCAGAGTGGCGCTTCTAAATGGTTTTGTACAAGTAAAGGTCTACTGGGAGCTGGACCCAGTGGTATTATGGCCGCTGATGCAATTGTGACGGACACAGGAGCCTTGCACGTGGCAGGAGTTCCAATTGTGAATCCATCTACTGTTGTTGTCTGGGAGGTCACCCCTGGTCCTGGAAATGGATTTCAAGCTACTCCAAAAACTACCACTAGCAATGGGATTCCTCCTTCACTTAATCCACCTTCATGGGATGGCTTTGCTTCATTGGCTTCATATTTGTTTAGCTGGCAGGAATATCTATTTTTAGAAGCTAAACAAGGGAAGAAGCAGACAGAGCAAGATTATAGTGACATGGTTGCACTTCATTGTTCTCCCGTTTCAAATTTTTCTGCATATGTCAGTCCCGAGGCTTCAGCTCAATCAGCAGCAACAACTACATGGGGTTCGGGAGTCACTGCAGTCGCCTTTGACCCGACCTGTGGCGGATCTGTGGTTACTATAGTAATTGTTGAAG GGCAATACATGTCTCCCTATGATCCAGATGAGGGTCCTTCAATTACTGGATGGAGAGTTCAACGTTGGGAATCCTCTTTAGAGCCGGTTGTCCTGCATCCAATATTTGGTAACCCCACATCCAGTTTTGGTGGGCAGCCTCCAATGCAGACGGTGTGGGTTACAAAAGTGAATAAAAGCATCCCAGCTACcgataatattaaaaataaccaAGCAGGTGCACCAGGAACATCTGAGGGTCTAAATACATCCGAGTCTGACACTGAGAAGGCAAAAAGGGTTGTTTTTGATCCGTTTGATTTGCCAAGTGATGTTAGAACTCTTGCTCATATTGTCTATTCTGCCCATGGTGGTGAGGTCGCTGTTGCATTTTTACGAGGTGGGGTGCACATATTTTCTGGTTCAAGCTTCACACCTGTTGATAACTATCAGATCAATGTTGTTTCTGCAATTGCTTCTCCTGCATTTTCTTCTACCAGTTGCTGTTCTGCTACTGTATGGCATGACACAGCTAGGGACTGCACTATGTTGAAGATAATTCGTGTTCTCCCTCCTGCTGTTCCAAGCAACCAAGTAAAAACGAACTCCTCAACATGGGAACGTGCAATTGCAGAAAG GTTTTGGTGGAGTCTTATGGTTGGAGTTGATTGGTGGGATGCAGTTGGCTGTACACAGAGTGCTGCTGAAGATGGCATTG TTTCGTTGAATAATGTGATCGCGGTTCTGGATGCGGATTTTCACTCTCTTCCTTCTGCCCAGCACAGACAACAATATGGCCCT GGCTTGGACAGGATTAAATGCAGATTATTAGAAGGTACAAATGCTCAGGAAGTGAGAGCAATGGTTCTTGATATGCAGGCAAGATTGCTATTGGATATGCTAGGAAAAGGAATAGAATCGGCCCTAGTTAATCCTTCAGCTCTAGTAGTTGAACCATGGTTGGCATCTGGCGAGACATTAAACAACCTTGACCATGAATCAATGGCTGTTGACCCAGCACTTGTATTAAGCATCCAG GCATATGTTGATGCTGTTCTCGATCTAGCCTCACATTTCATTACACGCTTGCGTCGTTATGCCAGTTTCTGTCGTACACTGGCAAGTCATGCTGTAACTGCTGGTGCAGGTGGCAACCGTAACATGGTGATGAGTCCCACCCAAAGTACTGGCACCCCTGGAGCAACACAAG GTGCTCAAAATGGCGCTGCAAGCTCTGCAGCAAGCACTCCAATTCAAGCATGGGTACAAGGAGCTATTGCTAAGATCAGTAGCACCTCTGATGCAGTTCCGAATGCAGCTCCTAATCCGATAAGTGGCCCGTCTTCGTTTATGCCTATAAGTATAAACACTGGAACTTTCCCTGGAACCCCAGCTGTTAGGCTTATCGGGGACTGCCATTTCCTTCATAGGTTGTGCCAACTTTTGCTGTTTTGCTTCTTCTTCCGACGAATTCAACTGCCAAGATTTATAGGCGCTGCGCAAAGGAGCTCTGATTCAGCTGTGCATAAACCTCAGAATGGGGCTCTTGGTAAGGTGGAAGAGATCAGCTCTGTCCCTGCAAAAGTGACGCCAGCTATGGGTAGATCAGAAGAGTTAGCTGTTTCACGGGCTGGCCAGGTTGGCTCTGGAGCAAAAGGTCCCGAGGAAGTTCCAGGAAATAGGTCAAGATATGGTTCTGGAAACGCTGGTCAAGGATACACATTTGATGAG GTAAAGGTCCTCTTCCTCATTCTAATGGATCTTTGCAAACGGACAGCAGGTTTGGCACACCCATTGCCTGTTTCTCAGGTAGGAAGTAGCAACATCCAGGTTCGTCTCCATTATATAGATGGAAACTATACCGTTTTGCCAGAGGTTGTTGAAGCATCTCTTGGCCCACATATGCAG AATATGCCTCGGCCTAGAGGTGCAGATGCTGCTGGTTTGTTACTTAGAGAGTTAGAACTCCATCCTCCTGCTGAAGAATGGCATAGACGAAATACATTTGGTGGGCCTTGGTCTGACCCAGATGATCTGGGTGTGGATGATCTGTCAAGGCCCAGCACCTCCACTGATTCTATGAGCTTCAGCTTGGTCGACAGCAATGATGGTCATCATGAAGCCCAACGATTGTGGCCACGGAAGCGCAGGATGTCTGAGAGAGATGCAGCTTTTGGGTTAAACACTTCAGTTGGTTTGGGTGCATATCTTGGGATAATGGGATCACGGCGAGACGTGGTAACTGCTGTCTGGAAAACGGGTCTTGAAGGGGTTTGGTACAAG TGTATTAGATGCTTGCGTCAAACGTCAGCTTTTAGCTCACAAGGGGGCAACAACACATCTACACAGAATGAACGGGAGATATGGTGGATTAGCCGCTGGGTTCATGGGTGTCCTATGTGTGGAGGGACATGGGTTCGCGTTGTATAA
- the LOC122597108 gene encoding stem-specific protein TSJT1-like, translated as MLAVFKNGLVSPPKELNSPNPNQSNNQSPIEAFLSSNQYNASSISLGNDASLAFTHSSQSILSTQRLFSTVDDIYCIFLGNLNNLYALNKQYGLAKGTNESMFVIQAYKTLRDRGPYPAHSVLKDLEGSFGFVVFDFKAKTVFISLGNDGRVMLFWGIAADGSVVISDNLEVIKSSCSKSFAPFPTGCLYHTGGELMSFEHPKNKLKAISRVDSEGAMCGATFKVDLFAKTKSMPRVGSHANWAWSQEA; from the exons atgttGGCTGTTTTCAAGAATGGATTGGTGAGTCCACCAAAGGAACTAAACAGCCCTAACccaaatcaatcaaacaatcaatctcCAATTGAAGCCTTCTTGTCTTCTAATCAATACAATGCTTCATCCATTTCTTTGGGAAATGATGCTTCTTTGGCCTTTACACATTCTTCCCAGTCCATTTTGTCCACACAAAG GTTGTTTAGTACCGTGGATGACATCTATTGCATATTCTTGGGAAATTTGAACAATTTGTACGCACTTAACAAGCAATACGGGCTAGCCAAGGGAACAAATGAGTCCATGTTTGTGATTCAAGCCTACAAGACCCTTAGAGACCGTGGCCCATACCCGGCTCATTCAGTCCTTAAGGACCTTGAGGGCAGTTTTGGTTTTGTGGTCTTTGACTTTAAGGCTAAAACTGTGTTTATTTCACTT GGTAACGATGGAAGAGTGATGCTTTTTTGGGGGATAGCTGCTGATGGGTCTGTTGTAATTTCTGATAATTTGGAAGTCATAAAATCTAGCTGCTCAAAGTCTTTTGCCCCCTTCCCAACTG GTTGCTTGTACCATACAGGAGGTGAGTTGATGAGTTTTGAGCATCCAAAGAACAAATTGAAAGCAATCTCAAGGGTTGATAGTGAGGGTGCAATGTGTGGAGCCACCTTCAAAGTTGATCTCTTTGCAAAGACCAAAAGCATGCCAAGGGTTGGAAGTCATGCTAATTGGGCTTGGAGCCAAGAGGCTTGA